From a single Micromonospora pallida genomic region:
- a CDS encoding peptidoglycan-binding protein: MFTALGVGIGIGAVGLPTAASAATPGWSNPTLGTLTSGYKTPSRPDHAGWDIANSQGTPVYAIAAGTVRDIRTGSYPGDPTSGPLPGRTGNSVHIDHADSYFSYYGHLHRVLVSDGQRVLAGQLIGLMGTTGNSTGPHLHFEVHRPRLTTTDPRTFLANRGISLGSTAPLGSTGWPSVSQGTTSWVARVIQYLLRGRGISVVVDGYFGSGTTTSVRTFQSSKGLYVDGVVGPITWTALILPLQQGNSGDLVRGLQVALNARGASLTVDGAFGSVTATAVRNFQSSRGLAADGVVGPVTWSTLI; this comes from the coding sequence GTGTTCACGGCTCTGGGCGTCGGCATCGGGATCGGGGCCGTCGGCCTGCCGACTGCGGCGAGCGCGGCCACCCCCGGCTGGAGCAACCCCACGCTCGGCACCCTCACCTCCGGGTACAAGACCCCTTCCCGGCCGGACCACGCCGGATGGGACATCGCCAACAGCCAGGGCACCCCGGTCTACGCCATCGCGGCCGGCACCGTGCGCGACATCCGCACCGGTTCCTACCCGGGCGACCCGACCAGTGGGCCGCTACCCGGCCGCACCGGCAACAGCGTGCACATCGACCACGCCGACAGCTACTTCTCCTACTACGGCCACCTGCACCGGGTGCTGGTCAGCGACGGGCAGCGGGTGCTCGCCGGCCAACTGATCGGCCTGATGGGCACCACCGGCAACTCCACCGGACCGCACCTGCACTTCGAGGTACACCGGCCCCGGCTGACCACGACGGACCCCCGGACGTTCCTCGCCAACCGGGGCATCAGCCTGGGTTCGACGGCGCCACTGGGCAGCACGGGCTGGCCGAGCGTGTCGCAGGGAACCACGTCATGGGTCGCCCGGGTGATCCAGTACCTGCTGCGGGGCCGGGGCATCTCCGTCGTCGTGGACGGTTACTTCGGCTCGGGGACCACCACCTCGGTCCGGACGTTCCAGAGCAGCAAGGGCCTCTACGTCGACGGCGTGGTCGGCCCGATCACCTGGACCGCGCTGATCCTGCCGTTGCAGCAGGGCAACTCCGGCGACCTGGTGCGCGGCCTCCAGGTGGCGCTCAACGCCCGGGGCGCGAGCCTCACCGTGGACGGCGCCTTCGGTTCCGTGACCGCCACCGCCGTACGGAACTTCCAGAGTTCCCGGGGCCTGGCGGCGGACGGAGTGGTCGGCCCGGTCACCTGGAGCACACTCATCTGA